In a genomic window of Streptomyces sp. SJL17-4:
- a CDS encoding copper resistance protein CopC, producing the protein MTTTAPRLGTALARLLILAAALLGTLLAGAAPASAHAALTGSDPKDGAVVATAPKEVNLTFSEQVAMSADSIRVLDPAGRRADTGEILDLCSGSIVRYGVTLRAGLPDGTYTVAWQTVSADSHPISGAFTFSIGAPSTTSVALPDRTAGGGLVGTLYGIARYVSYAGFAVLVGGGAFVLVCWPRGASVRPVQQTVVRGWLTLTGATLVMLLLRNPYTGSGELSDAFDLAGLKSVLETKTGAALTSRLLLLGAAALFVAVLFGAYARRTDPKEKKDLAFGLGVGGTVVAAGIAGTWALAEHASTGIQPGVAMPVDILHLLAVAAWLGGLTVLLVSLYKAPSVDRSAIERFSKVAFGSVAVLAATGLYQSWRQVGSWSALTGTRYGQLLLVKIGLMCVLIGIAWISRRWTQRLADPKSTEAADEAEQAQEAEHAQEAEEGEEGEENGEAEEAGEAEETSDAARAAQAADPERAAQLARQRAAVATARRKRERDADPERAGLRRSVLTEAAVAVVLLAVTTVLTSTEPGRTEEEAGRGGTSAAGPAAVPDRPVDIRLPFDTGGIDGKGVVRLSLDPGRTGANALHLFVERPNGKPLDVPEIKVALTLEAKDVGPLPVSPDRIQTGHWSASGVQIPMPGEWRIQVTVRTSEIDQTTIEKNVKIG; encoded by the coding sequence ATGACAACCACCGCCCCGCGCCTCGGTACCGCCCTGGCCCGGCTGCTGATCCTCGCGGCCGCGCTGCTCGGCACGTTGCTCGCCGGTGCCGCCCCCGCGTCCGCGCACGCGGCGCTGACCGGAAGCGATCCGAAGGACGGGGCGGTGGTCGCCACCGCTCCCAAGGAGGTCAACCTCACCTTCTCCGAACAGGTCGCCATGAGCGCCGACTCGATCCGGGTCCTCGACCCGGCGGGCCGGCGGGCCGACACCGGCGAGATACTCGACCTCTGCAGCGGCTCGATCGTCCGCTACGGCGTGACGCTCCGGGCCGGGCTGCCCGACGGCACGTACACCGTGGCCTGGCAGACCGTCTCGGCCGACAGCCACCCCATCTCCGGTGCCTTCACCTTCTCCATCGGCGCCCCCTCCACGACATCCGTCGCCCTGCCCGACCGGACGGCCGGCGGCGGTCTCGTCGGCACCCTCTACGGCATCGCGCGCTACGTCTCGTACGCCGGGTTCGCCGTCCTCGTCGGTGGCGGCGCCTTCGTCCTCGTCTGCTGGCCGCGCGGCGCGAGCGTCCGACCGGTCCAGCAGACCGTGGTCCGGGGCTGGCTGACCCTCACCGGCGCCACGCTCGTCATGCTGCTCCTGCGCAACCCGTACACCGGCTCCGGTGAGCTCTCCGACGCCTTCGACCTGGCGGGTCTGAAGTCCGTCCTGGAGACGAAGACCGGCGCCGCGCTCACTTCGCGGCTGCTGCTGCTCGGCGCGGCCGCGCTCTTCGTGGCGGTCCTCTTCGGCGCCTACGCCCGCCGGACCGACCCGAAGGAGAAGAAGGACCTCGCCTTCGGGCTCGGCGTCGGCGGCACCGTCGTCGCCGCCGGCATCGCCGGTACCTGGGCGCTGGCCGAACACGCCTCGACCGGTATCCAGCCCGGTGTCGCCATGCCCGTCGACATCCTGCACCTGCTGGCCGTCGCCGCCTGGCTCGGCGGTCTCACGGTGCTGCTCGTCTCGCTCTACAAGGCGCCGTCCGTCGACCGCTCGGCGATCGAGCGCTTCTCCAAGGTGGCCTTCGGCTCCGTGGCCGTCCTCGCGGCCACCGGGCTCTATCAGTCCTGGCGCCAGGTCGGCTCCTGGTCCGCGCTGACCGGGACCCGCTACGGGCAGCTGCTGCTCGTCAAGATCGGCCTGATGTGCGTCCTCATCGGCATCGCCTGGATATCGCGCCGCTGGACCCAGCGCCTCGCCGACCCGAAGTCGACCGAGGCCGCCGACGAAGCCGAGCAAGCCCAGGAAGCCGAGCACGCCCAGGAAGCCGAAGAGGGCGAAGAGGGCGAAGAGAACGGGGAGGCCGAGGAAGCCGGGGAGGCCGAGGAGACCTCTGACGCCGCTCGGGCCGCTCAGGCCGCCGATCCCGAGCGGGCCGCTCAGCTCGCCCGGCAGCGGGCCGCCGTCGCCACCGCGCGTCGCAAGCGGGAGCGGGACGCCGACCCCGAACGGGCCGGGCTGCGCCGCTCGGTGCTGACCGAGGCTGCCGTCGCCGTCGTGCTCCTCGCCGTCACCACCGTCCTCACCTCGACCGAGCCCGGCCGGACCGAGGAGGAGGCGGGGCGGGGTGGCACCTCCGCCGCCGGCCCGGCCGCCGTGCCCGACCGGCCCGTCGACATCCGGCTGCCCTTCGACACCGGTGGCATCGACGGCAAGGGCGTCGTCCGGCTCAGCCTCGACCCGGGCCGCACCGGCGCCAACGCGCTCCACCTCTTCGTCGAGCGCCCCAACGGCAAGCCCCTGGACGTCCCCGAGATCAAGGTCGCCCTCACCCTGGAGGCGAAGGACGTCGGCCCGCTGCCCGTCTCCCCCGACCGGATCCAGACCGGACACTGGAGCGCGAGCGGCGTCCAGATCCCGATGCCCGGCGAATGGCGGATCCAGGTGACCGTCCGTACCTCCGAGATCGACCAGACCACCATCGAGAAGAACGTGAAGATCGGCTGA
- the efeB gene encoding iron uptake transporter deferrochelatase/peroxidase subunit — protein sequence MTENDNLEISRRRLLGTVGAAGAAGLVIGAAGGVGVTAAGSGDDTAGTGAGGAPALTSVGATEVMFHGKHQAGITTPLQSRGHLIAFDLAPGAGRKESMALLRRWSVTAKALMAGKAPAGDTGVALDAGPSSLTVTFGFGRTFFDRTGLVARRPSALDPLPAFSADALDARRSEGDLWVQIGADDALVAFHALRALQKDAGDAARVRWQMNGFNRSAGATAKPMTARNLMGQIDGTGNPKVTDPDFDRRIFVPAGAGGATEWMAGGSYAVVRRIRMLLDDWEKLPLDRQEKVIGRRKSDGAPLTGGGETTELDLNKRGPDGTTVIPDNAHSRISAPEQNGGAAMLRRPFSFHDGIAPDGTPDAGLLFVCWQADPLRGFVPVQRKLDRGDALSAFIRHEASGLFAVPGGPAEGEYVGQRLLES from the coding sequence GTGACCGAGAACGACAACCTTGAGATCTCCCGGCGGCGCCTGCTCGGCACCGTCGGTGCGGCCGGCGCGGCCGGGCTCGTCATCGGCGCGGCCGGTGGCGTCGGAGTCACCGCGGCCGGGTCGGGCGACGACACCGCCGGGACCGGAGCCGGTGGCGCCCCGGCGCTGACGTCCGTCGGCGCGACCGAGGTGATGTTTCACGGGAAACATCAGGCCGGCATCACCACGCCCCTCCAGTCCCGCGGTCATCTGATCGCCTTCGACCTCGCGCCCGGCGCCGGCCGCAAGGAGTCGATGGCCCTGCTGCGCCGCTGGTCGGTGACGGCGAAGGCACTGATGGCGGGCAAGGCCCCGGCCGGTGACACCGGAGTGGCGCTCGACGCGGGGCCCTCGTCCCTCACGGTCACCTTCGGCTTCGGCCGTACGTTCTTCGACCGGACCGGGCTCGTCGCCCGCCGCCCCTCCGCGCTCGACCCGCTGCCCGCCTTCTCCGCCGACGCCCTGGACGCGCGGCGCTCGGAGGGCGATCTGTGGGTGCAGATCGGCGCAGACGACGCGCTCGTCGCCTTCCACGCGCTGCGCGCCCTCCAGAAGGACGCGGGCGACGCGGCCCGGGTGCGCTGGCAGATGAACGGCTTCAACCGCTCGGCCGGTGCCACCGCGAAGCCGATGACGGCCCGCAACCTGATGGGCCAGATCGACGGCACGGGCAATCCGAAGGTCACCGATCCCGACTTCGACCGGCGGATCTTCGTCCCGGCGGGTGCCGGGGGCGCGACGGAGTGGATGGCCGGCGGCTCGTACGCGGTGGTGCGCCGGATCCGGATGCTGCTCGACGACTGGGAGAAGCTGCCGCTCGACCGGCAGGAGAAGGTGATCGGGCGGCGGAAGTCCGACGGGGCCCCGCTCACCGGCGGCGGTGAGACCACCGAGCTCGATCTGAACAAGCGCGGTCCCGACGGGACGACGGTCATCCCGGACAACGCCCACTCCCGGATCTCCGCCCCCGAACAGAACGGCGGGGCGGCGATGCTGCGCAGGCCGTTCTCCTTCCACGACGGGATCGCTCCGGACGGGACGCCGGACGCCGGTCTCCTCTTCGTCTGCTGGCAGGCCGACCCGCTGCGGGGCTTCGTGCCCGTGCAGCGCAAGCTCGACCGGGGCGACGCGCTGTCCGCTTTCATCCGTCACGAGGCGAGCGGCCTCTTCGCGGTCCCCGGCGGTCCCGCCGAGGGCGAGTACGTGGGACAGCGGCTCCTGGAGTCCTGA
- the pheA gene encoding prephenate dehydratase, whose protein sequence is MSATRYTYLGPEGTFTEAALRTLPEAATRELVPMVSVPAALDAVRNGEAAAALVPIENSVEGGVTATLDELASGEPLMIYREVLLPIAFALLVRPGTKLSDIKTVTGHPVAQPQVRNWLRAHLPEALWESAASNADGARLVQEGRFDAAFAGEFAAATYGLEALVTEIHDAENAETRFVLVGRPARPAAPTGADKTSVVLWLGDDHPGALLELLQEFAVRGVNLMLIQSRPTGAGIGNYCFAVDAEGHISDRRVGEALMGLKRICPKVRFLGSYPRAGVAVEDVAALRRGTSDGEFMAASDWLARAQDGRA, encoded by the coding sequence ATGTCCGCCACCCGGTACACGTATCTCGGCCCCGAGGGCACCTTCACGGAGGCCGCGCTGCGTACGCTGCCCGAGGCCGCGACGAGGGAACTCGTCCCCATGGTCTCGGTCCCGGCCGCGCTCGACGCCGTACGGAACGGAGAGGCCGCCGCCGCTCTCGTACCGATCGAGAACTCGGTCGAGGGCGGGGTGACCGCGACCCTCGACGAGCTGGCCTCCGGCGAGCCGCTGATGATCTACCGCGAGGTGCTCCTGCCGATCGCCTTCGCGCTGCTCGTACGGCCCGGGACCAAGCTGTCGGACATCAAGACCGTGACGGGCCATCCGGTGGCCCAGCCGCAGGTCCGGAACTGGCTGCGGGCGCATCTGCCCGAGGCGCTGTGGGAGTCGGCCGCCTCCAACGCGGACGGGGCCCGGCTCGTGCAGGAGGGCCGCTTCGACGCCGCCTTCGCGGGGGAGTTCGCGGCGGCGACGTACGGCCTCGAAGCGCTGGTCACCGAGATCCACGACGCGGAGAACGCCGAGACCCGCTTCGTCCTCGTGGGCAGGCCGGCCCGGCCCGCTGCGCCGACCGGCGCGGACAAGACCTCGGTGGTGCTCTGGCTGGGTGACGATCATCCGGGTGCCCTCCTCGAACTGCTCCAGGAATTCGCGGTGCGCGGGGTGAACCTGATGCTGATCCAGTCCCGGCCCACGGGGGCGGGGATCGGGAACTACTGCTTCGCCGTGGACGCCGAGGGCCATATCTCGGACCGGCGGGTGGGCGAGGCGCTGATGGGGCTCAAGCGGATCTGCCCCAAGGTGCGCTTCCTCGGCTCGTACCCGAGGGCGGGCGTCGCGGTCGAGGACGTGGCGGCGCTGCGGCGCGGCACCTCGGACGGGGAGTTCATGGCGGCCTCCGACTGGCTGGCGAGGGCCCAGGACGGTCGGGCCTGA
- the serS gene encoding serine--tRNA ligase: MIDLRQLREDPDRVRASQRARGEDVALVDALLSADERRRSSGVRFDELRSEQKALGKLIPRATPEERAELLQKAEQLKTDVKAAEAEQNEADETAKQLLLQLGNIVHTDVPVGGEEDFVVLETHGTIRDFAAEGFEPKDHLELGEALGAIDVERGAKVSGSRFYYLTGVGALLELALVNAAIAQATEAGFIPMLTPALVRPRAMEGTGFLGQAAENVYHLEKDDYYLVGTSEVPLAAYHMDEIIDADKLPLRYAGFSPCFRREAGTYGKDTRGIFRVHQFDKVEMFSYVAPEDAEAEHKRLLEWEKQWLTALELPFQVIDVATGDLGASASRKFDCEAWIPTQGKYRELTSASNCDSFQARRLSVRMRDEQGGKKTVQPLATLNGTLCAVPRTIVAILENHQLPDGSVRVPEMLRPYLGGREVLEPIAK; encoded by the coding sequence GTGATTGACCTTCGCCAGCTCCGTGAGGACCCCGACCGTGTTCGCGCCTCCCAGCGCGCCCGTGGAGAGGACGTCGCGCTCGTCGACGCCCTGCTCTCCGCCGATGAGCGGCGCAGGTCGTCCGGCGTCCGCTTCGACGAGCTCCGATCCGAGCAGAAGGCGCTCGGCAAGCTGATCCCCAGGGCCACCCCGGAGGAGCGCGCCGAGCTCCTCCAGAAGGCCGAGCAGCTCAAGACCGACGTCAAGGCCGCCGAGGCCGAGCAGAACGAGGCCGACGAGACGGCCAAGCAGCTGCTGCTCCAGCTCGGAAACATCGTCCACACCGACGTCCCGGTCGGCGGCGAGGAGGACTTCGTCGTCCTCGAGACGCACGGCACCATCCGCGACTTCGCGGCCGAGGGCTTCGAGCCCAAGGACCACCTGGAGCTCGGCGAGGCGCTCGGCGCCATCGACGTCGAGCGGGGCGCCAAGGTCTCCGGCTCGCGCTTCTACTACCTGACCGGCGTGGGCGCCCTCCTGGAGCTCGCCCTGGTCAACGCGGCGATCGCGCAGGCCACCGAGGCCGGCTTCATCCCCATGCTGACCCCGGCGCTCGTCCGTCCGCGCGCCATGGAGGGCACCGGCTTCCTCGGCCAGGCCGCGGAGAACGTGTACCACCTGGAGAAGGACGACTACTACCTCGTCGGCACGTCCGAGGTGCCCCTCGCGGCGTACCACATGGACGAGATCATCGACGCGGACAAGCTGCCCCTGCGGTACGCGGGCTTCTCGCCCTGCTTCCGCCGCGAGGCCGGCACGTACGGCAAGGACACCCGCGGCATCTTCCGCGTGCACCAGTTCGACAAGGTCGAGATGTTCTCGTACGTCGCGCCGGAGGACGCCGAGGCCGAGCACAAGAGGCTCCTGGAGTGGGAGAAGCAGTGGCTGACCGCTCTGGAGCTGCCGTTCCAGGTCATCGACGTCGCCACGGGTGACCTCGGTGCCTCCGCCTCCCGCAAGTTCGACTGCGAGGCGTGGATCCCGACCCAGGGCAAGTACCGCGAGCTGACCTCGGCCTCGAACTGCGACAGCTTCCAGGCCCGTCGTCTCTCCGTCCGCATGCGCGACGAGCAGGGCGGCAAGAAGACCGTGCAGCCGCTGGCCACGCTGAACGGCACGCTCTGCGCCGTACCGCGCACGATCGTGGCGATCCTGGAGAACCACCAGCTGCCCGACGGTTCGGTGCGCGTCCCGGAGATGCTGCGGCCCTACCTCGGTGGCCGTGAGGTCCTGGAGCCGATCGCCAAGTGA
- a CDS encoding HAD family hydrolase, which yields MSPFPYRLVATDLDGTLLRADESVSARTRDALAAVTAAGAAHIVVTGRAVPWTRHILDDLGYEGIAVCGQGAQVYHAGEHRLLTSLTLDRQLAGLALSKIEAEVGPLALAASRDGLEGEVLMGPGYRAHPGPLPYVPYEDPAELWAAPLTKLYLQHPTLSDDELTRAARATVGGLVDIVMAGPGVVEILPLGLSKATGLSLAARRLGVKAAETIAFGDMPNDIPMFGWAAHGVAMGNAHDELRAVADEITTSNEEDGIAVVLERLLSV from the coding sequence GTGAGCCCCTTCCCCTACCGCCTGGTCGCGACGGATCTCGACGGCACGCTGCTGCGCGCCGACGAGTCCGTCTCGGCCCGTACGCGGGACGCGCTCGCCGCCGTCACCGCGGCGGGCGCCGCGCACATCGTCGTCACCGGCCGGGCGGTGCCCTGGACCCGGCACATCCTGGACGACCTCGGCTACGAGGGCATCGCGGTGTGCGGGCAGGGCGCGCAGGTCTACCACGCGGGGGAGCACCGGCTGCTCACCTCGCTGACGCTGGACCGGCAGCTCGCGGGGCTCGCCCTCTCGAAGATAGAGGCGGAGGTCGGTCCGCTGGCGCTGGCCGCGAGCCGGGACGGTCTGGAGGGCGAGGTCCTGATGGGCCCCGGCTACCGGGCGCACCCGGGGCCGCTGCCGTACGTGCCGTACGAGGACCCGGCGGAGCTGTGGGCGGCCCCGCTGACCAAGCTCTACCTCCAGCACCCGACGCTGTCCGACGACGAGCTGACCAGGGCCGCCCGTGCGACGGTCGGCGGTCTCGTCGACATCGTCATGGCGGGGCCCGGGGTGGTGGAGATCCTTCCGCTCGGGCTGAGCAAGGCGACCGGTCTCTCGCTCGCGGCGCGCCGGCTGGGCGTGAAGGCGGCGGAGACGATCGCCTTCGGCGACATGCCCAACGACATCCCGATGTTCGGCTGGGCGGCCCACGGCGTGGCCATGGGCAACGCGCACGACGAACTGCGCGCGGTGGCGGACGAGATCACGACGTCCAACGAGGAGGACGGCATCGCCGTCGTCCTGGAACGCCTGCTGTCGGTCTGA
- a CDS encoding rhomboid-like protein, whose product MPPETSPGGEPSRPLRSWVRSSPGTHLWLAVIAITSLVIALSPHGIDTYLLHRNSSNLHQLSHHPLRALLGSAFWIEDPADLLLYAALFELIHAPVERWLGTAKWVFTVATAHIAATLISQQVVLVAIRLHDVPRSMAHVVDIGVSYGLAASAGILTYRLARPWRWLYLAGVVAFFVVPLLADRTYTDLGHAISLAVGLACHPLTRGKPVAPEQGPGAH is encoded by the coding sequence GTGCCTCCCGAGACCTCCCCGGGTGGCGAACCGTCCCGACCGCTCAGGTCGTGGGTGCGTTCGTCACCCGGTACGCATCTCTGGCTCGCGGTCATCGCGATCACCAGCCTCGTCATCGCGCTGTCCCCCCACGGCATCGACACGTATCTGCTGCACCGCAACAGCAGCAATCTCCACCAGCTGTCCCACCACCCGCTGCGGGCGCTGCTCGGCAGCGCGTTCTGGATCGAGGACCCGGCCGATCTGCTGCTGTACGCGGCGCTGTTCGAGCTGATCCACGCGCCCGTGGAGCGGTGGCTCGGTACGGCGAAATGGGTCTTCACCGTCGCCACGGCCCATATCGCGGCCACTCTGATCAGCCAGCAGGTCGTCCTCGTGGCCATCCGCCTCCACGACGTGCCGCGCAGCATGGCGCATGTCGTGGACATCGGGGTCAGCTACGGTCTCGCCGCCTCGGCGGGCATCCTCACGTACCGGCTCGCCCGCCCCTGGCGTTGGCTCTACCTCGCGGGAGTGGTGGCCTTCTTCGTCGTACCGCTGCTCGCCGACCGCACGTACACCGATCTCGGGCACGCGATCTCCCTGGCCGTCGGCCTCGCCTGCCACCCGCTCACCCGCGGAAAACCAGTCGCCCCCGAACAGGGGCCCGGCGCACACTAG
- the lpdA gene encoding dihydrolipoyl dehydrogenase produces MSDRFDVVVLGAGPGGYVAAIRAAQLGKRVAVVEEKYWGGVCLNVGCIPTKALLRNAELAHIFNHEAKTFGIKVDGTVSFDYTEAFRRSRSVADGRVKGVHFLMKKNGITEFNGRGTFLDANTLQVAKSDGTSETIQFDNCIIATGATPRLLPGTARSERVVSYEEQILAEDAPQSIIIAGAGAIGIEFAYVLNNYGTKVTIVEFLDRIAPLEDEEVSKELAKQYRKLGIDVLTSTRVEAIDETGPQVRVTVTGKDGAQKVLEADKVLQAIGFAPNVSGYGLEATGVALTERGAIDVDGRCRTSVPHIYAIGDVTAKLMLAHTAEAMGVIAAETIGDAETMELDYPMIPRATYCQPQIASFGWTEAQAREKGYDVKVAKFPFVANGKAHGLGDATGFVKIIADGTHGEIIGAHLIGPDVTELLPELTLAQQWDLTVHEVARNVHAHPTLGEAVKEAIHGIAGHMINF; encoded by the coding sequence ATGTCAGACCGCTTCGACGTCGTCGTACTCGGAGCTGGCCCCGGCGGCTACGTCGCCGCCATCCGCGCCGCCCAGCTGGGCAAGCGGGTCGCGGTCGTCGAGGAGAAGTACTGGGGCGGTGTCTGCCTGAACGTCGGCTGCATCCCCACCAAGGCGCTGCTGCGCAACGCGGAACTGGCCCACATCTTCAACCACGAGGCCAAGACCTTCGGCATCAAGGTCGACGGCACCGTCTCCTTCGACTACACCGAGGCGTTCCGCCGCAGCCGCTCGGTCGCGGACGGCCGCGTCAAGGGCGTTCACTTCCTCATGAAGAAGAACGGGATCACCGAGTTCAACGGCCGGGGAACCTTCCTCGACGCGAACACCCTCCAGGTCGCCAAGTCCGACGGCACCTCGGAGACGATCCAGTTCGACAACTGCATCATCGCCACCGGCGCCACCCCGCGACTGCTCCCGGGCACCGCCCGCAGCGAGCGCGTCGTGTCGTACGAGGAGCAGATCCTCGCCGAGGACGCCCCGCAGTCGATCATCATCGCCGGCGCCGGAGCGATCGGCATCGAGTTCGCGTACGTCCTCAACAACTACGGCACCAAGGTCACGATCGTCGAGTTCCTCGACCGGATCGCGCCGCTGGAGGACGAAGAGGTCTCCAAGGAGCTGGCGAAGCAGTACCGCAAGCTCGGCATCGACGTCCTGACCTCGACCCGCGTCGAGGCCATCGACGAGACCGGCCCGCAGGTCCGCGTCACCGTCACCGGCAAGGACGGCGCCCAGAAGGTCCTGGAGGCCGACAAGGTCCTCCAGGCCATCGGCTTCGCCCCGAACGTCTCCGGCTACGGCCTGGAGGCCACCGGCGTCGCCCTCACCGAGCGCGGTGCGATCGACGTCGACGGCCGCTGCCGCACCTCCGTGCCGCACATCTACGCCATCGGTGACGTCACCGCGAAGCTGATGCTCGCGCACACCGCCGAGGCCATGGGTGTCATCGCCGCCGAGACCATCGGGGACGCGGAGACCATGGAGCTCGACTACCCGATGATCCCCCGCGCGACCTACTGCCAGCCGCAGATCGCCAGCTTCGGCTGGACCGAGGCGCAGGCCCGCGAGAAGGGCTACGACGTCAAGGTCGCCAAGTTCCCCTTCGTGGCCAACGGCAAGGCGCACGGCCTCGGCGACGCCACCGGCTTCGTGAAGATCATCGCGGACGGGACGCACGGCGAGATCATCGGCGCCCACCTCATCGGCCCCGACGTCACCGAGCTGCTCCCCGAGCTGACCCTGGCGCAGCAGTGGGACCTCACCGTCCACGAGGTCGCGCGGAACGTCCACGCGCACCCGACGCTGGGCGAGGCCGTGAAGGAAGCGATCCACGGCATTGCCGGACACATGATCAATTTCTGA
- a CDS encoding FadR/GntR family transcriptional regulator — translation MALRATGRTSLVDSVVDQLRTQLADGEWAVGDRIPTEHELAQQLGVGRNTVREAVRVLVHAGLLESRQGNGTFVRSTADPAAVLRGVRHAGAADVLELRVALEAEAARLAAARRDTHDLLRLRAALTTLREEGDRNADADLAFHLAVVGATHNAAFVEVYRFFSAQVHEVLVEALGDREMPPVDIDAHEALVTAIEAGDPEAAERQARELLRLPMETVAALTENS, via the coding sequence ATGGCACTCAGGGCGACGGGGCGGACCTCGTTGGTGGACTCCGTGGTGGACCAGCTGCGGACGCAGCTCGCGGACGGCGAGTGGGCGGTCGGCGACCGCATCCCGACCGAGCACGAGCTCGCCCAGCAGCTCGGTGTGGGCCGCAACACCGTCCGCGAGGCGGTCCGGGTCCTGGTCCACGCGGGCCTGCTCGAATCCCGTCAGGGCAACGGCACCTTCGTCAGGTCGACCGCCGATCCGGCGGCCGTGCTGCGCGGAGTACGGCACGCGGGCGCGGCCGACGTCCTCGAACTCCGGGTCGCCCTGGAGGCCGAGGCCGCGCGGCTCGCGGCGGCCCGGCGGGACACCCACGACCTGCTGCGGCTCCGGGCGGCCCTCACCACGCTCCGCGAGGAGGGCGACCGGAACGCGGACGCCGACCTCGCCTTCCACCTCGCGGTCGTCGGCGCCACCCACAACGCGGCCTTCGTCGAGGTGTACCGGTTCTTCTCCGCCCAGGTCCACGAGGTGCTCGTGGAGGCCCTCGGCGACCGGGAGATGCCGCCGGTCGACATCGACGCCCACGAGGCCCTGGTCACGGCGATCGAGGCGGGCGACCCGGAGGCGGCGGAGCGCCAGGCCCGCGAACTGCTGCGGCTCCCGATGGAGACGGTCGCGGCGCTGACGGAGAACTCCTGA
- a CDS encoding MFS transporter, whose protein sequence is MSAETRTAGSAAPSSVPPPVLVDAEAGVPASAAGAAARRALLAHPALLLVGIVLASLNMRAALASVAPLVGEISGALGLSSTASSLVTSVPVLFLGVGALVAPWLGRRFGAERVLLAALLLLAVGILARVLPSVYALYGGGILVGTAIALLNVLMPGLIKRDFPDRAAAMTSVYTGAMIAGATVAAAAAVPLEKALGGGWEGSLGFWSLLAVVAAVAWLPQVLIARGRTGHEVRAVPAAGARPVSVWRSALAWQVTLFMGLQSLWSYVLIAWMPTIFTDHGMSRSTAGVVFAFNNLIQVAGAFVVPLLAGRMRSQRPLIVLVTTLVAAGYAGLMVAPVEGAWLWSAVLGIGQGGAVGLALTLIVLRSGDAVTAARLSGMAQTVGYLLAAAGPLAAGALHQATGSWTLPICGVLGVCAAALTVGLLAARDRTV, encoded by the coding sequence ATGAGCGCGGAGACCCGTACGGCGGGTTCCGCCGCGCCCTCCTCCGTACCGCCGCCCGTACTCGTCGACGCGGAGGCCGGGGTCCCGGCGTCGGCCGCCGGGGCGGCGGCGCGGCGGGCGCTGCTCGCGCACCCGGCGCTGCTCCTGGTCGGGATCGTGCTGGCCTCGCTGAACATGCGGGCCGCGCTGGCGAGCGTGGCGCCGCTGGTCGGCGAGATATCCGGGGCCCTCGGGCTCTCCTCCACGGCGAGCTCGCTCGTGACTTCGGTGCCGGTGCTGTTCCTCGGCGTGGGCGCGCTCGTCGCACCCTGGCTGGGGCGCCGGTTCGGCGCCGAACGCGTGCTGTTGGCCGCGCTGCTGCTGCTCGCCGTCGGGATCCTCGCGCGCGTGCTGCCCTCCGTGTACGCGCTGTACGGCGGCGGGATCCTCGTCGGCACCGCGATCGCCCTGCTCAACGTGCTGATGCCGGGCCTGATCAAGCGTGACTTCCCGGACCGTGCCGCGGCGATGACCTCGGTCTACACGGGCGCGATGATCGCCGGTGCGACGGTCGCGGCGGCGGCCGCCGTGCCGCTGGAGAAGGCGCTCGGCGGGGGCTGGGAGGGCTCGCTCGGCTTCTGGTCCCTGCTCGCCGTGGTCGCCGCGGTCGCCTGGCTGCCGCAGGTACTGATCGCCCGGGGCCGCACCGGCCACGAGGTACGGGCCGTCCCGGCCGCCGGGGCCCGCCCGGTGAGCGTCTGGCGCTCGGCGCTCGCCTGGCAGGTCACGCTCTTCATGGGCCTGCAGTCGCTCTGGTCGTACGTGCTGATCGCCTGGATGCCGACGATCTTCACCGATCACGGGATGAGCCGCTCGACGGCCGGTGTCGTCTTCGCCTTCAACAACCTGATCCAGGTCGCGGGTGCCTTCGTGGTGCCGCTGCTGGCCGGCCGGATGCGGAGCCAGCGTCCGCTGATCGTGCTGGTCACCACGCTGGTCGCGGCCGGTTACGCCGGTCTGATGGTGGCGCCGGTGGAAGGTGCCTGGCTGTGGTCGGCGGTGCTCGGGATCGGTCAGGGCGGGGCCGTCGGTCTCGCCCTGACCCTGATCGTGCTGCGCTCCGGGGACGCGGTGACCGCGGCCCGGCTGTCCGGGATGGCCCAGACGGTCGGCTATCTGCTCGCCGCCGCGGGCCCGCTCGCGGCCGGCGCCCTGCACCAGGCCACCGGCTCCTGGACGCTGCCGATCTGCGGGGTCCTCGGCGTCTGCGCGGCCGCGCTCACCGTGGGGCTCCTCGCCGCCCGGGACCGGACGGTGTGA